The Cellulophaga sp. L1A9 genome window below encodes:
- a CDS encoding bifunctional 3-deoxy-7-phosphoheptulonate synthase/chorismate mutase type II, with protein sequence MENSKQMRTWLDDMKLDHPLVIAGPCSAETEEQVLKIAHQLKDTDVNYYRAGIWKPRTRPGMFEGVGALGLKWLQKVKAETGMKTCTEVANAAHVKLALEHDIDLLWIGARSTVSPFIMQEIADALGETDKIVLVKNPVNPDLALWLGGIERLKTAGVKNLGAIHRGFSTYEKTKYRNIPEWQIAIEFQNKFPDLPLINDPSHITGNREMIFDVCQTALDLNFDGLMVETHFDPENAWSDAAQQVTPEKLIQIMRDLKIRKESDPEAEYNSELSNLRAQIDVVDAQLIEMLGKRMKISDGIGGLKKQKNVAVLQSNRWNQILGAMILEGESKGLSEEFVLKMFKAIHQESINHQEKVINS encoded by the coding sequence ATGGAGAATTCAAAACAAATGAGAACATGGTTGGATGATATGAAACTAGATCATCCTCTAGTAATAGCAGGGCCATGTAGTGCGGAAACTGAAGAGCAAGTACTGAAAATTGCACATCAATTAAAAGATACTGATGTAAATTATTACCGCGCTGGTATTTGGAAACCAAGAACTCGTCCTGGAATGTTTGAGGGTGTAGGAGCTTTAGGTTTAAAGTGGTTACAAAAAGTAAAGGCAGAAACAGGTATGAAAACTTGTACAGAAGTTGCTAATGCAGCACATGTAAAATTAGCTTTAGAACATGATATTGATTTGTTATGGATCGGTGCACGTTCTACTGTAAGTCCTTTTATCATGCAAGAAATTGCTGATGCTTTAGGAGAAACGGATAAAATTGTATTGGTAAAAAATCCGGTAAATCCAGATTTAGCGCTTTGGTTAGGTGGTATTGAAAGATTAAAGACTGCTGGTGTTAAAAATTTGGGAGCAATTCATAGAGGTTTCTCTACTTATGAGAAAACAAAATATAGAAATATTCCAGAATGGCAAATAGCGATTGAGTTCCAGAATAAATTTCCAGATTTACCTTTAATTAATGATCCATCTCATATTACAGGAAATAGAGAAATGATTTTTGATGTTTGTCAAACCGCTTTAGATCTTAATTTTGATGGATTGATGGTTGAAACACATTTTGATCCTGAAAATGCATGGAGTGATGCTGCACAGCAAGTGACTCCAGAAAAATTAATTCAGATCATGCGTGATTTGAAAATTAGAAAAGAGTCTGATCCTGAAGCAGAATATAATAGCGAATTGAGTAATTTAAGAGCTCAGATAGATGTTGTAGATGCTCAATTAATTGAAATGCTTGGGAAGAGAATGAAAATTTCTGACGGCATTGGAGGATTGAAAAAACAAAAAAACGTTGCTGTTCTTCAATCAAACAGATGGAACCAAATTTTAGGAGCTATGATTCTAGAAGGAGAATCTAAAGGCTTAAGTGAAGAGTTTGTCTTAAAAATGTTTAAAGCAATTCATCAAGAATCTATCAATCACCAAGAGAAAGTTATAAACTCTTAA
- a CDS encoding head GIN domain-containing protein, giving the protein MKNLLLASFFIMTLSAFSQRIVDRDMGSFHEIKVFDLIEVNLIKSEENKVLIKGKNVDDIKLVNNNGVLKVRMELEKKFHGEDTFVEVYYTDLSLIDGNEGAKITSNATIEQNMIELKTQEGAQIKVGLDVDYLKVRAVTGGSINASGMAKNQEIVLNTGGIFEGRELRTETATVKITAAGEAEVYASKKIDIKIKAGGDVDVYGNPDQVNKNTFAGGRVRIME; this is encoded by the coding sequence ATGAAAAATTTACTACTCGCTTCCTTTTTTATAATGACCCTTAGTGCTTTCTCGCAACGAATTGTAGATAGAGATATGGGGAGTTTCCATGAGATAAAGGTTTTTGATCTTATTGAGGTGAATCTTATAAAATCTGAAGAGAATAAAGTGTTGATCAAAGGGAAAAATGTAGACGATATTAAATTAGTGAATAACAATGGAGTGCTTAAAGTTCGTATGGAATTGGAAAAAAAATTCCATGGAGAAGATACATTCGTAGAGGTGTATTATACAGACCTGAGTTTAATTGATGGGAATGAAGGCGCTAAAATAACTTCAAACGCGACTATAGAGCAGAATATGATTGAGCTTAAGACTCAAGAAGGTGCTCAAATAAAAGTGGGGCTAGATGTTGATTATCTTAAGGTGCGTGCCGTTACTGGCGGTAGTATTAATGCTTCAGGGATGGCGAAAAATCAAGAGATAGTTTTAAATACGGGAGGCATCTTTGAAGGAAGAGAATTAAGAACAGAAACGGCAACGGTAAAAATTACCGCAGCAGGAGAAGCAGAAGTTTATGCCTCTAAAAAAATCGATATTAAAATTAAAGCAGGAGGAGATGTTGATGTTTATGGAAACCCAGATCAAGTAAATAAAAATACATTTGCCGGGGGTAGAGTTCGGATAATGGAATAA
- the dtd gene encoding D-aminoacyl-tRNA deacylase: MRAVLQRVTKASVSVDGVLISKINAGLLILLGIEDADNKEDIEWLSRKIANLRIFNDPDGVMNRSLLEVEGDALVVSQFTLHAATKKGNRPSYTKAARPEVAVPLYEQFILKLEQDLSKKIGTGVFGADMNVELLNDGPVTICMDTKNKE, translated from the coding sequence GTGAGAGCAGTATTACAAAGGGTTACAAAAGCTAGTGTAAGCGTAGATGGGGTATTAATTTCTAAGATTAATGCTGGATTACTTATTCTCTTGGGTATTGAAGACGCAGATAACAAGGAGGATATAGAATGGCTTTCTAGAAAAATAGCAAATCTTCGTATTTTTAATGATCCTGATGGTGTTATGAATAGGTCTCTTTTGGAAGTAGAAGGGGATGCTTTGGTGGTTAGTCAGTTTACCCTACATGCTGCGACCAAAAAGGGGAATCGCCCCTCGTATACAAAAGCAGCAAGACCAGAAGTTGCGGTACCACTTTATGAACAATTTATTTTAAAGCTAGAGCAAGACTTAAGTAAGAAGATTGGAACGGGAGTTTTTGGAGCAGACATGAACGTGGAACTTTTGAATGATGGTCCGGTAACCATTTGTATGGATACAAAAAATAAAGAATAA
- a CDS encoding pyridoxal phosphate-dependent aminotransferase produces MITTADRLNTVEEYYFSKKLREVRGLMAEGKPIINMGIGSPDLTPSNEVIKAIQEAVTDDGAHQYQSYQGLPEFREAIVNFYNKYYGVIVNPSTEVLPLMGSKEGIMHISMAFLNPGDEALIPNPGYPTYTSVTKLVGAVPKYYDLTAASKWFPNLEALAKQDLSKVKVMWVSYPHMPTGASAAKEQFEALVAFAKHNDILLVNDNPYSFVLNDTPESILNIAGAKDVALELNSLSKTFNMAGWRVGVVLGSEAHISAVLKVKSNMDSGMFYGIQKGAIAALKSSQDWFDGLNKVYEKRKRLMLQLADKLGCTYDENAVGMFVWAKLPVGAVSAEEFIDDILYKKNIFITPGTIFGSNGEGYIRFSLCVTEDKIKEAISRF; encoded by the coding sequence ATGATCACAACTGCAGATCGGCTGAATACCGTAGAAGAATACTACTTCTCAAAAAAACTTAGAGAAGTTCGGGGATTAATGGCAGAGGGAAAGCCAATTATCAATATGGGCATTGGTAGTCCAGATTTAACACCTTCAAATGAGGTCATAAAAGCAATACAAGAAGCTGTAACGGATGATGGTGCACATCAATACCAGAGTTACCAAGGATTGCCAGAATTTCGTGAGGCTATTGTTAATTTTTATAATAAGTACTACGGTGTTATAGTTAATCCTTCAACAGAAGTACTTCCTTTAATGGGTTCTAAAGAAGGAATCATGCATATTAGCATGGCATTTTTGAATCCTGGAGATGAGGCATTGATACCAAATCCTGGGTATCCTACCTATACATCGGTGACTAAGTTAGTAGGAGCGGTGCCAAAATATTATGATTTAACTGCTGCTTCTAAATGGTTTCCAAATTTAGAAGCCTTAGCGAAACAAGATTTATCTAAAGTAAAAGTAATGTGGGTATCTTATCCGCATATGCCTACAGGGGCTTCAGCTGCCAAAGAACAATTTGAAGCACTGGTTGCTTTTGCTAAGCACAATGATATTTTATTGGTAAATGATAATCCGTATAGTTTTGTTTTAAATGATACTCCAGAAAGTATTCTAAATATAGCTGGGGCAAAAGATGTGGCTTTAGAACTAAACTCTTTAAGTAAAACCTTTAACATGGCTGGATGGCGTGTAGGTGTAGTTCTAGGGAGTGAGGCGCATATTAGTGCTGTTTTAAAAGTGAAAAGTAATATGGATTCTGGTATGTTTTACGGCATACAAAAAGGAGCTATAGCAGCATTGAAAAGTAGTCAAGATTGGTTTGATGGATTGAATAAGGTTTATGAAAAACGCAAGCGTTTAATGTTACAGTTAGCAGATAAGCTAGGGTGTACGTATGATGAAAATGCGGTGGGCATGTTCGTTTGGGCAAAATTACCGGTAGGAGCAGTTTCTGCAGAGGAGTTTATTGATGATATACTTTATAAGAAAAATATTTTCATCACCCCAGGAACTATTTTTGGGAGCAATGGAGAAGGGTATATTCGTTTTTCACTTTGTGTAACTGAGGATAAAATAAAAGAAGCAATTAGTCGGTTTTAA
- a CDS encoding serine hydrolase: MKKPLLSYFKDFFAFKRVVGDDVQVRGLAKADDLLSTLIASQKVPGLAISVLKNGVVFFQKGYGFADLEEKIRIQPKTSVFRIASVSKPIAATALAHMVSEGGIDLDASFYKYVPYYPKKKWDFTIRQLASHTAGIRGYLGKEYALNKPHSIKESIAVFKDSDLLFEPGTGYHYNSYDWVLISLAMQEASGIPFEDYVFKKVLQPLGLKSIFPADPSGIDRIETNELALTTFYSKRAIGFKPAVAANNYYKLAGGGYLATATDITKLGQAYLDKKVLDDTILEQFITSESLHEELTYYGLGWQVSQDAKGRSYYGHIGNGVGGYSNFFVYPEQSIVISILINCTNPNVQEVLDEVIHEILESSQPPLG; encoded by the coding sequence TTGAAAAAGCCTTTACTATCTTATTTTAAAGATTTTTTTGCTTTCAAGCGTGTGGTTGGAGATGATGTTCAGGTACGAGGTTTGGCTAAAGCAGATGATTTGCTGTCTACGTTAATTGCTTCCCAAAAAGTTCCAGGTTTAGCCATTTCTGTATTGAAAAATGGAGTGGTATTTTTTCAAAAGGGATACGGGTTTGCAGATCTTGAAGAAAAGATAAGAATACAACCTAAAACGTCGGTTTTTAGGATTGCGAGTGTTTCTAAACCTATCGCGGCAACTGCTCTAGCGCATATGGTTTCAGAAGGGGGTATAGATTTAGATGCATCATTTTATAAGTATGTACCCTATTATCCAAAAAAGAAATGGGATTTTACAATCCGTCAACTAGCGAGCCATACGGCAGGCATTAGAGGGTATTTAGGGAAAGAATATGCCTTGAATAAACCCCATTCTATTAAAGAAAGTATTGCGGTGTTTAAAGATTCAGATTTACTTTTTGAGCCAGGAACAGGATATCATTACAATAGTTACGATTGGGTATTAATTTCATTGGCGATGCAAGAAGCCAGCGGAATACCATTTGAGGATTATGTTTTTAAAAAGGTATTGCAACCTCTTGGGCTTAAAAGTATTTTCCCTGCAGATCCTTCCGGAATAGATCGGATTGAAACGAATGAATTAGCGCTTACCACTTTTTATTCTAAGCGTGCCATAGGCTTTAAACCTGCAGTAGCTGCTAATAATTATTATAAGTTAGCAGGGGGTGGGTATTTAGCAACGGCAACAGATATTACTAAGTTAGGGCAAGCTTATTTAGATAAGAAAGTGTTAGATGACACTATTTTAGAACAATTTATAACTAGTGAGTCGCTTCATGAAGAACTAACGTATTACGGTTTGGGATGGCAAGTGAGTCAAGATGCTAAGGGAAGATCTTATTATGGCCATATCGGTAATGGTGTAGGAGGCTACTCTAATTTTTTTGTATATCCAGAGCAGAGCATAGTTATTTCTATTCTAATTAATTGCACCAATCCTAATGTTCAGGAAGTCTTAGATGAGGTAATTCATGAGATTTTAGAATCTTCACAACCGCCACTAGGTTAA
- a CDS encoding prephenate dehydratase: MKLKIAIQGVKGSNHHQVAKDYFGENIELVECMSFDELVCQTLSGRADQAVMAIENSIAGSIIPNYALIHHNNLHVIGEHFLNIHHHLMVLPGQKIEDIKEVHSHPMALLQCKDFLKSYSHIKLVEAVDTAETAQQIQEKKLMNIAAIAPKAAAELYDLEIIANEIQTITNNSTRFLILNKEIKALPPEEINKASIRFIADHKRGSLAALLNVMSDCNLNLTKIQSLPVIERPWKYAFFVDVTFDGYQDFTKAKSLLEIMTEEFKILGEYKNARV, encoded by the coding sequence ATGAAATTAAAAATAGCCATACAAGGAGTAAAAGGTTCTAACCACCATCAAGTGGCTAAGGATTACTTTGGTGAGAATATTGAATTGGTAGAATGCATGTCTTTTGACGAGTTGGTGTGTCAAACCTTATCAGGAAGAGCAGATCAGGCTGTTATGGCCATAGAGAATTCTATTGCAGGTTCTATTATTCCAAATTACGCATTAATTCATCATAACAACTTACATGTTATTGGAGAGCATTTTTTAAATATTCATCATCATTTAATGGTCTTGCCAGGTCAGAAAATTGAAGATATCAAGGAAGTGCATTCTCATCCTATGGCCCTGTTGCAGTGTAAAGATTTTTTAAAATCCTACTCACATATTAAATTGGTAGAAGCGGTAGATACAGCAGAAACTGCGCAGCAAATTCAAGAAAAAAAATTAATGAATATCGCTGCAATTGCTCCTAAAGCCGCAGCGGAGTTATATGATTTGGAAATTATAGCGAATGAAATTCAAACCATTACAAATAACTCTACACGCTTTTTAATTTTAAATAAAGAAATTAAAGCATTACCACCAGAAGAAATTAATAAAGCTTCTATTCGTTTTATTGCAGATCATAAACGTGGTAGCTTAGCGGCGTTGTTAAATGTGATGAGTGATTGTAATTTAAATTTAACCAAAATACAATCCTTGCCAGTTATTGAGCGCCCATGGAAATATGCATTTTTTGTGGACGTCACTTTTGATGGATATCAGGATTTTACGAAGGCAAAATCGCTTTTAGAGATAATGACGGAAGAATTTAAAATATTAGGGGAATACAAAAACGCTAGAGTATGA
- a CDS encoding nucleotide pyrophosphohydrolase, producing MNISDSQKAVDTWIKEHGVRYFNELTNMAQLTEEVGEVARIIARRYGEQSEKESDKNKDLGEELADVVFVVLCLANQTGIDLQQAFDKKLDFKTKRDHDRHHDNKKLK from the coding sequence ATGAATATTTCAGATTCACAAAAAGCGGTAGATACTTGGATTAAAGAACATGGAGTTCGTTACTTTAACGAGTTAACAAATATGGCTCAATTAACAGAGGAGGTTGGTGAGGTAGCGCGTATTATTGCTCGTAGATATGGTGAGCAAAGTGAAAAAGAATCTGATAAAAATAAAGACCTTGGTGAAGAATTAGCCGATGTTGTCTTTGTTGTTCTATGTTTGGCAAACCAAACAGGAATAGATTTGCAACAAGCTTTTGATAAAAAGTTAGATTTCAAAACAAAGCGTGATCACGATAGACATCATGACAATAAAAAATTGAAATAG
- the aroA gene encoding 3-phosphoshikimate 1-carboxyvinyltransferase, whose protein sequence is MKLHLTPPESNHILRNIKVTGSKSESNRILLLQALYPNIKIENVSNSDDAQVMAKGLSIESGEVDIHHAGTAMRFLTAYFATQEGKEVVLTGSKRMTERPIGVLVEALRALGAEISYVSNEGYPPIKITGKNITKNEVSLPANISSQYISALLLTAPSLENGISLELLGKITSVPYIKMTLALLTQLGIENSFEGNSIKVAPKKTVENQTLVVESDWSSASYFYSIAALSEIGSKIGLSSYKQDSLQGDSVLAEVYKKFGVDTVFINNKIELHKVKEPQIEILEWDLANAPDIAQTIAVTCFALQMSCHLTGLHTLKIKETDRLEALDVELSKLGAMISVTDKTLTLDTATTINADVAIDTYNDHRMAMAFAPLALKTSVYINNSEVVSKSFPDFWKDMATLGIGVHEQ, encoded by the coding sequence TTGAAATTACATTTAACACCTCCAGAGAGTAATCATATCTTAAGAAATATCAAAGTTACAGGCTCTAAAAGTGAGTCTAATCGTATTTTATTATTACAAGCTTTGTATCCAAATATTAAGATAGAAAACGTTTCTAATTCTGATGATGCCCAAGTAATGGCAAAAGGATTAAGTATTGAAAGTGGTGAAGTAGATATTCATCATGCGGGTACAGCAATGCGTTTTTTAACTGCTTATTTTGCAACGCAAGAGGGGAAAGAAGTTGTTTTAACTGGGTCTAAGCGTATGACGGAGCGCCCAATAGGTGTTTTGGTAGAGGCTTTAAGAGCATTAGGAGCCGAAATAAGTTATGTGAGTAATGAGGGTTATCCTCCAATAAAAATTACAGGAAAAAATATTACTAAAAATGAAGTTTCCTTACCTGCAAATATTAGTAGTCAGTACATCTCTGCGCTACTGTTAACAGCGCCAAGTTTAGAAAATGGTATAAGCTTAGAGTTGCTAGGTAAAATTACCTCTGTTCCTTATATAAAAATGACATTGGCACTTTTGACTCAATTGGGGATAGAAAATTCATTTGAAGGAAATAGCATCAAAGTAGCTCCAAAAAAAACGGTCGAAAATCAAACTTTAGTAGTTGAGTCAGATTGGAGTTCTGCGTCCTATTTTTATAGTATCGCTGCCTTGTCAGAAATAGGCTCTAAAATTGGATTATCCTCTTATAAACAAGATAGCCTACAAGGAGATAGTGTTTTGGCAGAGGTGTATAAGAAATTTGGTGTAGATACTGTTTTTATAAACAATAAGATTGAACTTCATAAAGTAAAGGAGCCACAAATTGAAATCTTAGAGTGGGATTTAGCTAATGCCCCTGATATTGCCCAAACAATTGCAGTGACCTGTTTCGCTTTGCAAATGTCTTGTCATCTTACGGGTTTGCATACATTAAAAATTAAAGAAACAGATAGATTGGAGGCCTTAGATGTAGAACTGTCTAAACTTGGTGCTATGATCTCTGTTACAGATAAAACTTTAACTTTAGATACGGCTACGACTATTAATGCGGATGTTGCGATTGATACATATAACGATCACCGCATGGCGATGGCTTTTGCCCCTTTAGCCTTAAAAACTTCTGTTTATATTAACAATTCGGAAGTAGTTTCTAAGTCATTTCCAGATTTTTGGAAAGACATGGCTACTTTAGGAATTGGTGTTCACGAGCAATAG
- a CDS encoding prephenate dehydrogenase: MNVFVVGIGLIGGSMAKDIKADNPDAVIYGIDTNEKHIEEALAIHLIDKKATYDDLSIADIVIVSVPVDVMVLELPKVLDVVNDDAVVLDAGSTKALICNAVASHPKRRNFLACHPIAGTEFSGPSAAINDLYRGKTNIICEVEKTAFKLQERALAIFQQLGMRIRYMNPEAHDKHIAYVSHLSHISSFMLGKTVIEKEKNERDIFDMAGSGFESTVRLAKSSPAMWTPIFKHNKANVVETLEEYIQNLKAFKQMLLEDDFEGIYNEMNSTNRIKEILNGIPLNKK, translated from the coding sequence ATGAATGTATTTGTTGTAGGTATCGGATTAATAGGTGGATCAATGGCTAAGGATATAAAAGCAGATAATCCTGATGCAGTCATTTATGGTATCGATACTAACGAAAAACATATCGAAGAAGCTTTGGCAATCCATTTAATTGATAAAAAAGCCACTTATGATGATTTGTCAATAGCGGATATCGTAATCGTCTCAGTGCCTGTAGACGTTATGGTTTTGGAGCTTCCTAAAGTGTTGGATGTCGTAAATGATGACGCAGTTGTGTTGGATGCAGGCTCTACAAAAGCGTTAATTTGTAATGCTGTAGCATCACATCCTAAAAGAAGAAATTTTTTAGCATGTCATCCTATAGCTGGAACTGAGTTTTCTGGACCATCGGCAGCAATTAATGATTTGTATCGTGGGAAAACAAATATAATTTGCGAGGTTGAAAAGACAGCCTTCAAATTGCAAGAAAGAGCATTGGCTATTTTTCAGCAATTGGGAATGCGAATTCGATATATGAATCCGGAAGCGCATGATAAGCATATTGCCTATGTATCACATTTGTCGCATATCAGTTCTTTTATGCTGGGAAAAACGGTAATAGAGAAAGAGAAAAACGAGCGAGATATATTTGATATGGCAGGCAGTGGATTTGAAAGTACGGTCCGCTTAGCAAAAAGTTCACCGGCAATGTGGACGCCGATTTTTAAACATAATAAAGCTAATGTTGTTGAGACATTAGAAGAGTACATACAAAATTTGAAAGCCTTTAAGCAAATGCTTTTGGAAGATGATTTTGAAGGTATTTACAATGAAATGAATAGTACCAATAGAATAAAAGAAATATTAAACGGAATACCACTTAATAAAAAATAG
- the queA gene encoding tRNA preQ1(34) S-adenosylmethionine ribosyltransferase-isomerase QueA encodes MKLSGFNFELPEELLAEYPAENRDESKLMVIHRETGKIEHKMFKDMINYFDEGDVMVLNNTKVFPARLYGNKEKTGARIEVFLLRELNEEQRLWDVLVDPARKIRIGNKLYFGDDDTLVAEVIDNTTSRGRTLRFLYDGSYTDFRRKLKELGDTPLPKYIKRETEAEDAERYQTIYAKHEGAVAAPTAGLHFSKHLLKRLEIKGIDFAELTLHVGLGTFNPVEVEDLSKHKMDSEELIIDEKTTEIVNNAKKNKKRICAIGTTAMRGLESGVSSQHTLNTYEGWTNKFIFPPYEFSIANCMVTNFHLPKSTLLMMVSAFMGHDLMKKAYKEAILEGYKFYSYGDAMLII; translated from the coding sequence ATGAAATTATCCGGATTTAATTTTGAATTACCAGAGGAGCTATTAGCAGAATACCCTGCAGAAAATAGAGACGAATCCAAGTTGATGGTAATTCATAGAGAAACAGGTAAAATTGAACATAAAATGTTCAAGGATATGATTAATTACTTCGATGAAGGTGATGTCATGGTATTAAATAACACCAAAGTTTTTCCGGCAAGACTTTACGGGAATAAAGAAAAAACGGGTGCGCGTATTGAAGTATTTTTATTAAGAGAATTAAACGAAGAGCAACGTCTTTGGGATGTTTTAGTAGATCCTGCACGTAAAATTCGTATTGGTAATAAATTGTATTTTGGTGATGATGATACTTTGGTAGCAGAAGTTATTGACAATACAACCTCTAGAGGTAGAACACTTCGTTTTTTATATGACGGTTCTTACACAGACTTTAGGAGAAAACTAAAAGAACTTGGGGATACTCCATTACCAAAATATATAAAAAGAGAAACAGAAGCAGAAGATGCTGAGCGTTACCAAACTATTTATGCAAAGCATGAAGGGGCAGTAGCGGCACCAACAGCAGGGTTGCACTTTTCTAAGCATTTATTAAAGCGTTTAGAAATTAAAGGAATAGATTTTGCGGAATTAACATTACATGTAGGATTAGGTACTTTTAACCCAGTTGAGGTAGAGGATTTATCGAAACATAAAATGGATAGTGAAGAATTAATTATTGACGAAAAAACAACGGAAATAGTTAATAATGCTAAGAAAAATAAAAAACGTATTTGTGCAATAGGAACTACAGCGATGAGAGGTCTAGAGAGCGGTGTTTCTTCACAACATACATTAAACACATACGAAGGTTGGACAAATAAATTTATTTTCCCTCCTTATGAATTTAGTATTGCAAATTGTATGGTAACCAACTTTCATTTACCAAAATCTACTTTGTTGATGATGGTATCTGCTTTTATGGGCCATGATTTAATGAAAAAAGCATATAAAGAAGCTATTTTAGAAGGATATAAATTCTATTCTTATGGTGATGCAATGTTAATCATATAA
- the rsgA gene encoding ribosome small subunit-dependent GTPase A, with translation MQGVVYKSTGSWYTVKTEEGSFYECRIKGKFRIKGIKSTNPVSVGDNVTFEVETIGDETVGIINDIATRRNYIIRKSVNLSKQTHIIAANLDQVFLMITLNNPPTSTSFIDRFLVTAEAYHIPAILLFNKIDTYKDEELDEIKYLAALYRSIGYTCIGISSTTGKNIDKVKEFMVGKTSMFSGHSGVGKSTLVNAVEPKLDLKTKKISVQHAQGQHTTTFAEMYDLDFGARIIDTPGIKGFGIVDMEKEEIGNYFPEFFALKQKCKFNNCLHIEEPKCAVKDALDNDEVAWSRYRSYVQMVKGEEENYRTDIYGEKK, from the coding sequence ATGCAAGGAGTCGTATATAAATCTACTGGGAGTTGGTACACTGTAAAAACCGAAGAAGGTAGCTTTTACGAATGCAGAATTAAAGGAAAATTCCGGATAAAAGGAATTAAAAGTACCAATCCAGTCTCTGTTGGAGATAATGTTACTTTTGAAGTGGAAACTATTGGTGATGAAACTGTTGGGATTATTAACGATATTGCCACTCGTAGAAATTACATTATTCGTAAATCTGTAAACTTATCTAAACAAACGCATATAATTGCAGCAAATTTAGATCAAGTATTCTTGATGATTACGTTAAACAACCCACCAACCTCTACAAGTTTTATAGATCGTTTTTTAGTGACCGCAGAGGCATATCATATTCCGGCTATTCTTTTATTCAATAAAATAGATACGTATAAAGACGAGGAGTTAGATGAAATTAAATATCTAGCTGCGCTCTACAGAAGTATTGGATATACCTGTATCGGTATTTCTTCTACCACTGGAAAAAATATTGATAAAGTAAAAGAGTTCATGGTGGGTAAAACCAGTATGTTTTCGGGCCATTCAGGTGTTGGGAAATCTACCTTAGTCAATGCGGTTGAACCAAAATTGGACCTGAAGACTAAAAAGATATCTGTACAGCATGCTCAAGGGCAACATACCACAACATTTGCTGAAATGTACGATTTAGACTTTGGTGCTAGAATTATTGATACACCTGGAATCAAGGGGTTTGGTATTGTTGATATGGAAAAAGAAGAAATAGGAAATTATTTCCCAGAATTTTTTGCATTAAAACAAAAATGTAAATTTAATAATTGTTTGCATATTGAAGAACCTAAATGTGCTGTGAAAGATGCTTTAGATAATGATGAAGTTGCATGGAGCAGATATCGTAGTTATGTGCAAATGGTTAAAGGTGAAGAAGAAAATTATAGAACAGATATTTACGGAGAGAAAAAGTGA
- a CDS encoding head GIN domain-containing protein, giving the protein MIKKYSILFLVFSLLLGCNSENASDCFQKSGDIIQEELSLEDFSQITIFEGVKLVIKQADEQKVVLETGENLINDIRVEVIDNRLVAYNDNSCNLVRDYGLTTLYVSSPNISEIRSSTGFLIKSDGALEYPSLSLLSESFGVPEAETTDGEFDIEVNNTSVNIVSNGIAFFKVSGVTNNLSVVFAAGDSRLEAENLIANNVNINHRGSNDMLVNPQESLKGKLLSTGDVISYSKPAVVEVEELYKGELIYRN; this is encoded by the coding sequence ATGATAAAAAAGTATAGCATATTGTTTTTGGTATTTTCACTGCTATTAGGGTGTAATAGTGAAAACGCATCGGATTGTTTCCAAAAATCAGGAGATATCATTCAGGAGGAATTGTCTTTAGAAGATTTTTCTCAAATAACTATTTTTGAAGGGGTAAAATTAGTAATCAAACAGGCTGATGAACAAAAGGTTGTTTTAGAAACCGGTGAGAATTTAATTAATGATATTCGTGTAGAAGTAATTGATAACAGATTAGTGGCGTATAATGATAACAGCTGTAATCTAGTGCGCGATTATGGACTAACCACACTGTATGTTTCTTCACCAAATATTTCTGAGATTAGAAGTAGTACAGGCTTCTTAATTAAAAGTGATGGGGCATTAGAATACCCATCATTATCGTTATTGTCCGAAAGTTTTGGTGTACCGGAAGCCGAAACTACAGATGGCGAATTTGATATTGAAGTGAATAATACTTCGGTTAATATTGTTTCTAACGGTATTGCATTTTTTAAGGTTTCTGGGGTTACAAATAATTTAAGCGTGGTCTTTGCCGCAGGAGACTCTAGATTAGAGGCAGAAAATTTAATAGCAAACAATGTCAATATAAACCATAGAGGGTCTAATGATATGTTGGTAAATCCGCAAGAATCCTTAAAAGGAAAATTACTAAGTACTGGTGATGTTATAAGTTATAGCAAACCAGCGGTTGTTGAAGTTGAGGAATTGTATAAAGGGGAACTTATTTATAGAAACTAA